In Actinoplanes sp. NBC_00393, a single genomic region encodes these proteins:
- a CDS encoding FtsW/RodA/SpoVE family cell cycle protein: protein MADDRTQSARPSLSRQLLPAVHGLLARPLSSYYLLIASSGLLLLIGLTMVFSATSVTAYAKSGDAFSALSSQAVYALLGLVAFWVCQRLPALTLRTLGKYILGVAVVLLLLLAALNALKSAEVVKQLGPIKTNLNWLIIGPVSIQPGELAKLAMVLWGADVIARKGAALGHWRELAMPLFPVVGLLFVLVGYNDLGTMLVLLALIVGLLWAAGVRLRVFGALGVLGLAGIGLLIAAASRGAGSGAEGEPNYRLQRLTTFLTPLDKCDLSDACYQIVQGRSAIFEGGWFGVGLGKGALKWGWVPEADNDFIFAIVAEELGVVGCAVVLALLSVLAYTGFRIARRVHDPFRRLAATAITTWLVAQAVINMGGVVGLLPITGLPLPFISAGGSALIVTLAAIGMLASFARAEPDAARALNARPTPRWVRLLWAPLPPVPPPRRPGKPRPPAQKTAGTRTPARSGGERRQ, encoded by the coding sequence ATGGCGGACGACCGTACTCAAAGTGCCCGCCCGTCACTGAGCCGGCAGCTGCTGCCCGCTGTGCACGGGCTGCTGGCCCGGCCCCTGTCGTCGTACTACCTGCTGATCGCGAGCTCGGGTCTGCTGCTGCTGATCGGGCTCACGATGGTCTTCTCGGCGACCAGCGTGACGGCGTACGCGAAGAGCGGTGACGCCTTCTCCGCGCTCAGCAGCCAGGCGGTGTACGCGCTGCTCGGCCTGGTCGCCTTCTGGGTCTGCCAGCGCCTGCCCGCGCTGACCCTGCGCACGCTCGGCAAGTACATCCTCGGCGTCGCGGTCGTCCTGCTCCTGCTGCTTGCCGCGCTCAACGCGCTGAAGTCGGCCGAGGTGGTCAAGCAGCTGGGCCCGATCAAGACCAACCTGAACTGGCTGATCATCGGCCCGGTCAGCATCCAGCCGGGCGAGCTGGCCAAGCTCGCCATGGTGCTGTGGGGCGCCGACGTGATCGCCCGCAAGGGCGCCGCGCTGGGGCACTGGCGGGAGCTGGCGATGCCGCTGTTCCCGGTGGTCGGCCTGCTCTTCGTCCTGGTCGGCTACAACGACCTGGGCACCATGCTCGTGCTGCTGGCGCTGATCGTCGGCCTGCTCTGGGCGGCCGGCGTACGCCTGCGGGTCTTCGGCGCTCTCGGCGTGCTCGGTCTGGCCGGCATCGGCCTGCTGATCGCCGCGGCCTCCCGGGGCGCCGGGTCGGGCGCCGAGGGTGAGCCCAACTACCGGCTGCAGCGGCTGACCACCTTCCTCACCCCGCTCGACAAGTGCGACCTGAGTGACGCCTGCTACCAGATCGTCCAGGGCCGGTCGGCGATCTTCGAGGGCGGCTGGTTCGGCGTGGGCCTCGGCAAGGGCGCGCTGAAGTGGGGCTGGGTCCCGGAGGCCGACAACGACTTCATCTTCGCGATCGTCGCGGAGGAGCTGGGCGTGGTCGGGTGTGCCGTGGTGCTGGCGTTGCTCTCGGTGCTCGCGTACACGGGTTTCCGCATCGCGCGCCGGGTGCACGACCCGTTCCGCCGCCTCGCCGCGACCGCGATCACCACCTGGCTGGTCGCGCAGGCCGTGATCAACATGGGTGGCGTGGTCGGGCTGCTGCCCATCACCGGTCTCCCGCTGCCGTTCATCTCCGCAGGTGGCAGTGCCCTGATCGTGACGTTGGCGGCGATCGGCATGCTGGCCTCGTTCGCCCGGGCGGAGCCGGACGCGGCGCGAGCCCTGAACGCCCGTCCGACCCCGCGATGGGTGCGGCTACTCTGGGCCCCGCTGCCGCCGGTCCCCCCACCGCGGCGGCCGGGAAAGCCACGCCCGCCGGCCCAGAAGACGGCGGGTACCCGGACACCCGCACGCTCGGGGGGCGAGAGGAGGCAGTGA
- a CDS encoding UDP-N-acetylmuramoyl-L-alanyl-D-glutamate--2,6-diaminopimelate ligase, with protein sequence MSGISRPETVLPYRLQQLAELLPATLNGGDIEVTGVTHSSGSVRPGDLYAALPGANRHGAEFIADAARSGAVAVLTNPDGRDRALAAGLPVLVADDPRAVLGAAAAAIYGEPSRRLTMIGITGTAGKTSTSYLVEAGLRAAGRVTGLVGTVETRIGDLVVKSVRTTPEATDLQAVLAAGVERGVQAVVMEVSSHALVMGRADGIRFAAGGYTNFGQDHLDFHPTSEEYFAAKARLFDGRSAVEVLNHDDAALQSLRKPDTITYSAAGDASATWWASEISPSAFGQRFVAHGPDGLVIETGVALPGLHNVANALLALALLVSVGVDPAGAGEGIAACRGVPGRLEQVPAASEILGVVDYAHKPNAIVAALAALRELATARGGRLICVIGAGGDRDKGKRPLMGEAAAQGADLVIITDDNPRTEDPASVRAAVRTGAEEAATAAKVVEVAGRRSAIDEAVRMAAPGDVIAVLGKGNEQGQEVNGEVLPFDDRIELAAALEGRP encoded by the coding sequence GTGTCCGGCATTTCCCGACCCGAGACCGTCTTGCCGTACCGGTTGCAGCAGCTTGCCGAGCTGCTGCCCGCGACGCTGAACGGTGGTGACATCGAGGTCACCGGGGTCACGCACAGTAGTGGCTCGGTCCGTCCCGGCGATCTGTACGCCGCGCTGCCCGGTGCCAACCGGCACGGCGCGGAGTTCATCGCCGACGCCGCCCGGTCCGGCGCGGTCGCCGTGCTGACGAACCCGGACGGGCGCGACCGCGCGCTCGCCGCCGGGCTCCCGGTGCTGGTGGCCGACGATCCGCGGGCGGTGCTCGGCGCGGCCGCGGCGGCGATCTACGGCGAGCCGTCGCGGCGGCTCACGATGATCGGGATCACCGGCACGGCCGGCAAGACCTCGACGTCCTACCTGGTGGAGGCCGGGTTGCGGGCCGCCGGGCGGGTGACCGGGCTGGTCGGCACGGTGGAGACCCGGATCGGCGACCTGGTGGTGAAGAGCGTCCGCACCACCCCGGAGGCCACCGACCTGCAGGCGGTGCTCGCCGCGGGCGTGGAGCGCGGGGTGCAGGCCGTGGTCATGGAGGTCTCCAGCCATGCGCTGGTGATGGGCCGGGCCGACGGGATCCGGTTCGCCGCCGGTGGCTACACCAACTTCGGCCAGGACCACCTGGACTTCCACCCGACCTCGGAGGAGTACTTCGCGGCCAAGGCGCGGCTCTTCGACGGCCGGTCCGCAGTGGAGGTCCTCAACCACGACGACGCGGCGCTTCAGTCGCTTCGCAAACCGGACACTATTACTTATTCCGCCGCCGGGGACGCCTCCGCGACCTGGTGGGCTTCGGAGATCTCGCCCTCCGCGTTCGGCCAGCGGTTCGTCGCTCACGGCCCGGATGGTCTGGTGATCGAGACCGGTGTCGCTCTGCCCGGCCTGCACAACGTGGCGAATGCCCTGCTCGCGCTGGCGTTGCTGGTCTCGGTGGGCGTCGATCCAGCGGGCGCGGGAGAGGGCATCGCCGCCTGCCGGGGCGTTCCCGGCCGGCTCGAGCAGGTCCCGGCCGCGAGCGAGATCCTCGGCGTCGTCGACTACGCGCACAAGCCCAACGCGATCGTGGCCGCGCTGGCCGCGCTCCGCGAGCTGGCCACCGCGCGCGGCGGGCGGCTGATCTGCGTGATCGGCGCCGGCGGCGACCGGGACAAGGGCAAAAGGCCGCTGATGGGCGAGGCCGCGGCCCAGGGCGCCGACTTGGTGATCATCACCGATGACAACCCCAGGACCGAAGATCCGGCATCCGTACGCGCTGCCGTGCGCACCGGCGCCGAGGAGGCGGCCACGGCTGCCAAGGTCGTCGAGGTGGCCGGCCGCCGGTCCGCGATCGACGAGGCGGTCCGGATGGCCGCGCCCGGCGACGTGATCGCGGTGCTGGGCAAGGGCAACGAGCAGGGCCAGGAGGTGAACGGCGAGGTGCTGCCGTTCGACGACCGCATCGAGCTGGCCGCCGCGCTGGAGGGCCGACCATGA
- a CDS encoding UDP-N-acetylmuramoyl-tripeptide--D-alanyl-D-alanine ligase, whose amino-acid sequence MIPMTLAEIAGITGGRLVNASDSVTVTGAVEYDSRKVGPGGLFVAFAGEKVDGHDFAATVVAAGAAGVLGTRDTGEPGVVVEDPLAALAALARVVVSRLDKLTVVGLTGSSGKTTTKDYIGQLLARLGPTVAPAGSLNNELGFPYTVLQATTETRFLVLEMGARGIGHIRYLTGIARPQIGVVLNVGAAHIGEFGSVEGTALAKGELVESLQSSGVAILNADDPLVAAMASRTSARVVRTGESAADVRATDVVVDASGRAAYTLHASGRSGNVRLAVAGRHQVPNTLAAAAVALAAGMDLDELVTALGEVGIVSGRRMDVFDRPDGVTVIDDSYNANPSSTAAALHALAAMGEGRRTTAVLGYMAELGEHEISGHAEVGRLAAELGVDRLIAVAGNARPILDGAAGLTGWPGTAYFAADQEAAIEILQKDLRADDVVLVKGSRYRTWDVADWLRRSEEVQPT is encoded by the coding sequence ATGATCCCCATGACGCTGGCCGAGATCGCCGGGATCACCGGCGGCCGCCTGGTCAACGCCTCCGACTCGGTGACCGTGACCGGGGCCGTCGAGTACGACTCCCGCAAGGTCGGCCCGGGCGGCCTGTTCGTCGCGTTCGCCGGCGAGAAGGTGGACGGGCACGACTTCGCCGCCACGGTGGTCGCCGCCGGTGCGGCCGGGGTGCTCGGCACCCGGGACACCGGTGAGCCCGGGGTAGTGGTCGAGGATCCCCTCGCCGCGCTGGCCGCGCTGGCCCGGGTGGTCGTGTCCCGGCTGGACAAGCTGACCGTGGTCGGGCTGACCGGCTCGTCGGGCAAGACGACGACGAAGGATTACATCGGCCAGCTGCTCGCCCGGCTCGGTCCGACCGTGGCGCCGGCCGGATCGCTCAACAACGAGCTCGGGTTTCCGTACACGGTGTTGCAGGCGACCACCGAGACCCGGTTCCTGGTGCTGGAGATGGGCGCCCGGGGGATCGGGCACATCCGCTACCTGACCGGCATCGCCCGCCCGCAGATCGGCGTGGTGCTCAACGTCGGCGCGGCGCACATCGGCGAGTTCGGGTCGGTCGAGGGCACCGCGCTCGCGAAGGGTGAGCTGGTCGAGTCGCTGCAGTCGTCCGGTGTCGCGATCCTGAACGCGGACGATCCGCTGGTGGCCGCGATGGCCTCGCGGACTTCCGCCCGGGTGGTCCGCACCGGTGAGTCGGCGGCTGACGTCCGCGCCACCGATGTCGTGGTCGACGCGTCCGGCCGAGCCGCCTACACCCTGCACGCTTCCGGCAGATCCGGGAACGTCCGGCTTGCGGTTGCCGGGCGGCATCAGGTGCCGAACACGCTGGCCGCCGCGGCGGTGGCCCTGGCTGCGGGGATGGACCTCGACGAGCTGGTCACCGCGCTCGGCGAGGTCGGCATCGTCTCCGGCCGCCGGATGGACGTCTTCGACCGGCCGGACGGGGTGACGGTCATCGACGACTCGTACAACGCCAATCCGTCGTCCACCGCGGCCGCTCTGCACGCGCTGGCCGCGATGGGCGAAGGACGGCGTACCACCGCTGTGCTGGGCTACATGGCCGAGCTCGGCGAGCACGAGATCTCCGGGCACGCCGAGGTGGGGCGGCTCGCCGCCGAGCTCGGGGTGGACCGGCTGATCGCGGTGGCCGGGAACGCCCGGCCGATCCTGGACGGCGCCGCCGGCCTCACGGGGTGGCCGGGCACGGCGTACTTCGCAGCCGACCAGGAGGCCGCGATCGAGATTCTGCAGAAGGACCTGCGCGCCGACGACGTCGTGCTGGTCAAGGGTTCCCGGTACCGCACATGGGACGTCGCCGACTGGCTGCGGCGTTCCGAGGAGGTTCAGCCCACGTGA
- the rsmH gene encoding 16S rRNA (cytosine(1402)-N(4))-methyltransferase RsmH has product MGEPRGAHVPVLLERCLELLAPALSLPGAVHVDFTLGLGGHAEAVLERHPAVILIGLDRDTEALAHARHRLERFAGRIHLVHAVYHELPRVLDELGIPAIHSGLFDLGVSSLQLDEADRGFAYAQDAPLDMRMDQSTGVTAEEIVNTYEPGALVRVLRQYGEEKFAPRIVSAIVRERAKSRITSTARLAELVKDAIPAAARRTGGNPAKRTFQALRIEVNGELEVLESAVPHALDALAPKGRLVVMSYQSLEDRIVKRALTSRARSTGPIDLPVELPGTGPTLRLLTRGSEPPTEEEVAENPRAASVKLRAVERIDEQEQGRTYNRAPGTGRERPRMAGSARGAKPEQPGETTRGGRGRLRPGANEEGEGRA; this is encoded by the coding sequence ATGGGGGAGCCGCGGGGCGCGCACGTTCCGGTGCTGCTCGAGCGTTGCCTCGAGTTGCTGGCTCCCGCGCTGAGCCTCCCGGGCGCCGTCCACGTCGATTTCACGCTGGGTCTCGGTGGGCACGCCGAGGCGGTTCTGGAGCGCCACCCGGCCGTGATCCTGATCGGACTCGACCGCGACACCGAGGCACTCGCTCACGCCCGGCACCGGCTGGAGCGCTTCGCCGGCCGGATCCATCTGGTCCACGCCGTCTACCACGAACTTCCCAGGGTCCTGGACGAGCTCGGGATCCCGGCGATCCACAGCGGACTGTTCGATCTCGGGGTCTCCTCGCTGCAGTTGGACGAGGCGGATCGCGGGTTTGCGTACGCGCAGGACGCCCCACTGGACATGCGGATGGACCAGTCCACCGGGGTGACCGCCGAGGAGATCGTCAACACGTACGAGCCGGGTGCGCTCGTGCGGGTCCTCCGGCAGTACGGCGAGGAGAAGTTCGCGCCGCGGATCGTCTCGGCGATCGTGCGGGAGCGGGCGAAGTCCCGGATCACCTCGACGGCCCGGCTCGCCGAGTTGGTGAAGGACGCCATACCAGCCGCCGCGCGCCGAACGGGTGGAAATCCCGCAAAACGAACCTTTCAGGCATTACGTATTGAGGTGAACGGCGAACTCGAGGTCCTCGAGTCCGCGGTTCCGCACGCTTTGGACGCGTTGGCGCCCAAGGGGCGTCTTGTGGTGATGAGTTATCAATCACTGGAGGACAGGATCGTCAAGCGCGCTCTCACCTCGAGGGCGCGCAGCACCGGGCCGATCGACCTGCCGGTCGAGCTTCCCGGGACCGGTCCGACGCTGCGGTTGCTGACCCGGGGATCCGAGCCGCCCACCGAGGAAGAGGTGGCGGAGAACCCGAGGGCGGCCTCGGTGAAGTTGCGCGCGGTGGAACGGATCGACGAGCAGGAGCAGGGGCGTACGTACAACCGGGCACCGGGGACCGGCCGCGAACGGCCCCGGATGGCCGGGTCTGCCCGCGGCGCGAAACCGGAGCAGCCCGGGGAGACAACGCGCGGGGGACGAGGGCGGTTACGCCCGGGGGCGAACGAGGAGGGGGAGGGACGAGCATGA
- a CDS encoding penicillin-binding transpeptidase domain-containing protein → MGDARAYTPRGRTVAERGRLPRSGRTTDPFRPALQVLDGGETGQRARGRTGRAPEEPPEQAETPQARRQEAKPREAQPERGRSTTPAHDRRTADRSGTGAGRAEKGAGRAERGAGRGESASGRTEKGFGRTEKRSERERSRTEKDRRNPPPRRPRPVPAEPPKLANSTRRLRLGTVLALSLFVAIGVRLVVLQVATSPAEAKELLDLRADRLTTVELPAPRGSILDRDGNVLAHSVEARYVYADPENAKLQKNIPAIAARLSPLLAVSRSKLMADMQRKQLPDGKWTQFRFLARGVDVAIADRIDAMKLAGIYTHSDERRDVPGRDLAANLIGFTGDDHHGLEGLEARYDDLLHGTDGRRIFEIGKGNLNKQIPGGYEQYTAAKPGKSLQLTIDRDLQFRVQQILDAEAEQRNAKVAGAVVLDAKTGEVLAQASYPPYSAAEPQKVKPEERIDVPSSIVTDPGSTHKAFIFGAALQEGLITPETIMKIGPAVERGGERFEDTHPMDKGTEMTMPGLLAYSSNVGTILIGEKLGKEKIYEYQQKFGLGKATGEGMPGEAEGQLLKPADWSGSAPGSVPIGHSVSATLIQMAAGYGAIANNGTWIQPHLIKATISADEKVTPAAAPETRKVLDPDVAAELRTMMEAVVDVKGGTGKAAAVTGFRVAGKTGTGKMLIDGQYTSHNASSFVGMAPAEDPRYVIAVSMDVSSGGGGDVAAPAFSQMMSYALLHYRVPPSGTKPPTFKIHP, encoded by the coding sequence ATCGGTGACGCGCGGGCCTACACCCCGCGCGGGCGGACCGTCGCCGAGCGCGGCCGCCTGCCGCGGTCTGGCCGCACCACCGACCCGTTCCGGCCGGCGCTGCAGGTTCTCGACGGCGGCGAGACGGGCCAGCGGGCCCGCGGGCGCACCGGCCGTGCCCCCGAGGAGCCGCCGGAGCAGGCGGAGACGCCGCAGGCCCGGCGCCAGGAGGCCAAGCCGCGGGAGGCACAGCCGGAACGCGGCCGCTCCACCACGCCGGCCCACGATCGGCGCACCGCCGACCGCAGCGGCACCGGCGCGGGCCGTGCGGAAAAGGGCGCGGGCCGTGCGGAAAGGGGCGCGGGCCGTGGCGAAAGCGCCTCCGGTCGTACGGAAAAGGGCTTCGGGCGTACCGAAAAGCGGTCTGAAAGGGAGCGGAGCCGGACCGAGAAGGACCGCCGCAACCCACCGCCGCGCCGGCCCCGGCCGGTGCCGGCGGAACCGCCGAAGCTGGCCAACAGCACCCGCCGCCTGAGGCTGGGGACCGTGCTGGCGCTTTCCCTGTTCGTCGCGATCGGCGTGCGGCTGGTGGTGCTGCAGGTGGCGACCTCGCCGGCCGAGGCGAAGGAACTGCTGGATCTGCGCGCCGACCGGCTGACCACGGTGGAGCTGCCGGCGCCGCGCGGCAGCATTCTGGACCGCGACGGCAACGTGCTGGCGCACAGTGTCGAGGCCCGGTACGTCTACGCCGACCCGGAGAACGCCAAGCTCCAGAAGAACATCCCGGCGATCGCCGCCCGGCTCTCGCCGCTGCTCGCCGTGTCCCGCTCGAAGTTGATGGCGGACATGCAGCGCAAGCAGCTGCCGGACGGCAAGTGGACGCAGTTCCGCTTCCTGGCCCGCGGTGTGGACGTGGCGATCGCCGACAGGATCGACGCGATGAAGCTGGCCGGCATCTACACGCACAGCGACGAGCGGCGGGACGTGCCCGGCCGGGATCTCGCTGCCAACCTGATCGGGTTCACCGGCGACGATCACCACGGGCTCGAGGGCCTGGAGGCGCGGTACGACGATCTGCTGCACGGCACCGACGGCCGGCGGATCTTCGAGATCGGCAAGGGCAATCTGAACAAGCAGATCCCGGGCGGGTACGAGCAGTACACCGCCGCGAAGCCGGGCAAGTCGCTGCAGCTCACGATCGACCGCGATCTGCAGTTCCGGGTGCAGCAGATCCTCGACGCGGAGGCCGAGCAGCGCAACGCGAAGGTTGCCGGCGCGGTCGTGCTGGACGCGAAGACGGGTGAGGTGCTGGCCCAGGCCAGTTACCCGCCGTACAGCGCGGCCGAGCCGCAGAAGGTCAAGCCGGAGGAACGGATCGACGTGCCGTCCAGCATCGTCACCGACCCGGGATCGACGCACAAGGCGTTCATCTTCGGGGCGGCGCTGCAGGAGGGCCTGATCACGCCCGAGACGATCATGAAGATCGGCCCGGCCGTCGAGCGTGGCGGTGAGCGGTTCGAGGACACGCACCCGATGGACAAGGGCACCGAGATGACCATGCCCGGTCTGCTGGCGTATTCCTCCAATGTCGGCACGATCCTGATCGGGGAGAAGCTCGGCAAGGAGAAGATCTACGAGTACCAGCAGAAGTTCGGGCTCGGCAAGGCCACCGGTGAGGGCATGCCGGGCGAGGCCGAGGGGCAGCTGCTGAAACCGGCCGACTGGAGCGGTTCAGCGCCCGGGTCGGTGCCGATCGGCCACAGCGTCTCGGCCACCCTGATCCAGATGGCGGCGGGGTACGGCGCGATCGCCAACAACGGCACCTGGATCCAGCCGCACCTGATCAAGGCGACCATCTCGGCCGACGAGAAGGTCACCCCGGCCGCCGCGCCGGAGACCCGCAAGGTGCTGGATCCGGACGTCGCCGCCGAGTTGCGGACGATGATGGAAGCCGTGGTGGACGTGAAGGGCGGCACCGGCAAGGCCGCGGCGGTGACCGGTTTCCGGGTGGCCGGCAAGACCGGCACCGGCAAGATGCTCATCGACGGGCAGTACACCAGCCACAACGCCAGCTCGTTCGTCGGGATGGCCCCGGCCGAGGACCCGCGGTATGTGATCGCGGTGTCGATGGACGTCTCGTCCGGCGGTGGCGGCGACGTGGCCGCCCCGGCGTTCAGCCAGATGATGTCCTACGCGCTGCTCCACTACCGTGTGCCACCGTCCGGTACCAAGCCACCCACCTTCAAGATCCATCCATGA
- the mraY gene encoding phospho-N-acetylmuramoyl-pentapeptide-transferase → MRAVIVAAAVAFLISLFGTPIAIRVFSALKAGQPIRSIGPATHMGKKGTPTMGGVAFIIATVFAYVAGHLALTTLPDRQIAQEKPTMTALVLLGVFVFCGAVGFLDDFLKVRKRNSDGLSAKGKLLGQLIIGTGFGIAALYFPSTNGQTVASENISFIRDVDWLNVGKVGSVMVFVFVIMAMSNGVNLTDGLDGLATGASILVLGAYSLIGFWQYRHWCGDDGYRGAPGSLTAQHCYEVRDPLEIAMIAAAAAAACVGFLWWNTNPARIFMGDTGALALGGLIGGLAVATRTTLLSVIIGGLFVIITMSVVIQIISFKTTGKRVFRMSPLQHHFELAGWSEVNIVVRFWIIAGICAAIGLGLFYSDHLAVMG, encoded by the coding sequence GTGAGGGCAGTCATCGTCGCGGCCGCGGTCGCCTTTCTCATCTCACTGTTCGGCACCCCGATCGCGATCCGGGTCTTCTCGGCGCTCAAGGCCGGACAGCCGATCCGTTCCATCGGCCCCGCCACCCACATGGGCAAGAAGGGCACCCCGACGATGGGCGGGGTGGCGTTCATCATCGCCACCGTCTTCGCGTACGTCGCCGGGCACCTGGCCCTGACCACGCTGCCGGACCGGCAGATCGCCCAGGAGAAGCCGACCATGACCGCCCTGGTCCTGCTCGGTGTCTTCGTCTTCTGCGGCGCGGTCGGCTTCCTGGACGACTTCCTGAAGGTCCGCAAGCGCAACTCCGACGGTCTCAGCGCCAAGGGCAAGCTGCTCGGCCAGCTGATCATCGGCACCGGCTTCGGCATCGCCGCGCTCTACTTCCCGAGCACCAACGGCCAGACCGTGGCCAGCGAGAACATCTCGTTCATCCGGGACGTGGACTGGCTGAACGTCGGCAAGGTCGGCTCGGTCATGGTCTTCGTCTTCGTGATCATGGCGATGTCCAACGGCGTGAACCTCACCGACGGCCTGGACGGCCTGGCCACCGGCGCCTCGATCCTGGTCCTCGGCGCCTACTCGCTGATCGGGTTCTGGCAGTACCGGCACTGGTGCGGCGACGACGGCTACCGGGGCGCGCCGGGCTCGCTCACCGCCCAGCACTGTTACGAGGTCCGCGATCCACTCGAGATCGCGATGATCGCGGCCGCGGCAGCCGCGGCGTGCGTCGGGTTCCTCTGGTGGAACACCAACCCGGCCCGGATCTTCATGGGTGACACCGGCGCGCTCGCGCTGGGCGGCCTGATCGGCGGTCTCGCGGTGGCCACCCGGACCACGCTGCTGTCGGTCATCATCGGCGGCCTCTTCGTGATCATCACGATGTCCGTGGTCATCCAGATCATCTCGTTCAAGACCACCGGTAAACGGGTGTTCCGGATGTCGCCGCTGCAGCACCACTTCGAGCTGGCCGGCTGGAGCGAGGTCAACATCGTGGTCCGGTTCTGGATCATCGCGGGCATCTGCGCCGCGATCGGTCTGGGCCTGTTCTACAGCGACCACCTGGCGGTCATGGGATAG
- the murG gene encoding undecaprenyldiphospho-muramoylpentapeptide beta-N-acetylglucosaminyltransferase, whose translation MGSLRSVVLAGGGTGGHIYPLLAFADALRRHFPDIRITTLGSPKGMENELIPAAGYDLRVIPAFQLPRSLNLDLLRTPDRMYRSAAAAGEIIDEVQAEVVVGFGGYVSVPAYLAAWRRELPIVIHEVNVPPGVANRMGMKFTKRVAVGFPHQLEQAESLRNARLVGVPLRTGITHMDRPALRPQALYHFGLRPDLPVLFVSGGSSGARTINLAVAGAAKRLAHAGIQVLHVQGGRNDPFDVPKDLPVPYVVVPYLSDMQLGYAAADLMLCRGGAITVAETTALGMPAIYVPYPFSNQEQRRNALPVVEAGGGLLVDNSELTPDWIERNIIPLARDRQRLAGMGHAAAGYGRRDGDEQLLRFVLEAVS comes from the coding sequence ATGGGATCGCTGCGGTCGGTCGTCCTCGCCGGAGGAGGCACCGGCGGTCACATCTACCCGCTGCTCGCCTTCGCCGACGCTCTGCGGCGCCATTTCCCGGACATCCGGATCACCACGCTGGGCAGCCCGAAGGGCATGGAGAACGAGCTCATCCCGGCGGCCGGCTACGACCTGCGGGTCATCCCGGCGTTCCAGCTGCCCCGGTCGCTGAACCTGGACCTGCTGCGCACGCCGGACCGGATGTACCGGTCGGCCGCCGCGGCCGGCGAGATCATCGACGAGGTGCAGGCCGAGGTCGTGGTCGGGTTCGGTGGTTACGTCTCGGTGCCGGCCTACCTGGCGGCGTGGCGGCGTGAGCTGCCGATCGTGATCCACGAGGTGAACGTGCCGCCGGGCGTCGCCAATCGGATGGGCATGAAATTCACCAAGCGGGTCGCCGTCGGGTTCCCGCACCAGCTGGAGCAGGCCGAGTCGCTGCGCAACGCCCGGCTGGTCGGCGTGCCGCTGCGGACCGGTATCACACACATGGACCGGCCCGCCCTGCGCCCGCAGGCGCTCTACCACTTCGGGCTGCGGCCGGACCTGCCGGTGCTCTTCGTCTCCGGCGGCTCGTCCGGCGCCCGGACGATCAACCTGGCGGTCGCCGGGGCGGCCAAGCGGCTCGCCCACGCCGGCATCCAGGTGCTGCACGTGCAGGGTGGGCGCAACGACCCGTTCGACGTGCCGAAAGACCTGCCGGTGCCCTATGTCGTCGTGCCCTACCTGTCGGACATGCAGCTCGGATACGCTGCCGCCGACCTGATGCTCTGCCGGGGCGGTGCGATCACGGTGGCCGAGACGACCGCGCTCGGCATGCCGGCGATCTACGTGCCCTATCCGTTCAGCAACCAGGAGCAGCGGCGCAACGCCCTGCCGGTGGTGGAGGCGGGTGGCGGCCTGCTCGTCGACAACAGCGAGCTGACGCCGGACTGGATCGAACGCAACATCATCCCGCTGGCGCGGGACCGGCAGCGGCTGGCCGGGATGGGCCACGCCGCGGCGGGCTACGGGCGCCGCGACGGTGACGAGCAGCTGCTGCGCTTCGTTCTCGAAGCGGTGAGCTGA
- the mraZ gene encoding division/cell wall cluster transcriptional repressor MraZ — protein sequence MFLGTHTPRLDEKGRLILPAKFRDELAGGVVITKGQERCLYVFPMPEFQRIAGQLREAPVTNKAARAYGRVFFASAHDEVPDKQGRVTIPAHLRDYASLGRDLVVIGASTRVEIWDKQSWDDYLSASEEEFADIEEGVLPGGL from the coding sequence ATGTTTCTCGGCACGCACACCCCTCGCCTGGACGAGAAGGGCCGGCTGATTCTTCCGGCGAAGTTCCGTGATGAGCTGGCGGGAGGTGTCGTGATCACGAAGGGGCAGGAGCGCTGTCTTTACGTGTTCCCCATGCCTGAGTTCCAGCGCATCGCGGGTCAGCTGCGCGAGGCGCCGGTGACGAACAAGGCGGCCCGGGCTTACGGCCGGGTGTTCTTCGCCAGCGCGCACGACGAGGTGCCTGACAAGCAGGGCCGGGTGACGATCCCGGCTCACCTTCGGGATTATGCGAGTCTCGGCCGGGACCTCGTGGTGATCGGTGCCAGCACACGGGTCGAGATCTGGGACAAGCAGTCCTGGGACGACTACCTCTCGGCGAGCGAGGAAGAGTTCGCCGACATCGAGGAGGGGGTGCTGCCCGGCGGACTGTAG